In the Octopus bimaculoides isolate UCB-OBI-ISO-001 chromosome 18, ASM119413v2, whole genome shotgun sequence genome, one interval contains:
- the LOC128249906 gene encoding uncharacterized protein LOC128249906, with protein MMNLTNASAVSEANDYQSIRSTMNQQQHRTQSFTAVLVLTSLFALFTVSVTGAIIVFCKKKNTVFALQKCEQDSDIDCELDDFNTEIEISDDSTDDYLVPMSKRSATYPNLEIVCNRNYRPHDNIETIKQKDTTNVSRHIPRAHTFSFECYEYTPIKLSTTNKDNKKKEGEKQVIKVQKNQKSKTVYHQLKTSSKECLSPENPGDGNDSKCLGYSVNKENWKTSPENDVGMADPFIVDKAMLLQQSQ; from the coding sequence ATGATGAATTTGACTAATGCTTCGGCTGTTTCCGAAGCTAATGATTATCAGTCAATTAGGAGTACCATGAACCAACAGCAACACCGAACGCAATCTTTTACAGCTGTATTAGTCTTAACAAGCCTTTTCGCTTTATTTACTGTAAGCGTTACAGGGGCAATCATTGTGTTTTGTAAGAAGAAAAACACAGTGTTTGCCTTGCAGAAATGTGAACAGGATTCAGATATCGACTGTGAATTGGATGATTTCAACACCGAAATAGAAATCAGTGATGATAGTACGGATGACTATTTGGTTCCAATGTCAAAGCGATCTGCAACTTATCCTAACTTGGAAATTGTTTGCAACAGGAACTACAGACCACATGATAATATTGAAACCATCAAACAAAAAGATACAACTAATGTGTCCAGACACATTCCACGGGCACATACATTTTCATTTGAATGCTATGAATACACTCCGATAAAACTTAGCACTacaaacaaagacaacaaaaagaaagaaggtgAAAAGCAAGTGATAAAAGTACAGAAAAATCAAAAGTCCAAAACAGTTTATCACCAACTGAAAACTTCAAGTAAAGAGTGCTTGTCACCAGAAAATCCAGGAGATGGAAATGACAGCAAGTGTTTAGGTTATTCTGTGAATAAGGAGAATTGGAAAACTTCACCAGAAAATGATGTAGGCATGGCAGACCCTTTTATAGTTGATAAAGCTATGTTATTACAACAAAGTCAATAA